One window of Prionailurus bengalensis isolate Pbe53 chromosome B1, Fcat_Pben_1.1_paternal_pri, whole genome shotgun sequence genomic DNA carries:
- the BMP3 gene encoding bone morphogenetic protein 3, giving the protein MAGALRLLCLWLGCFCVSLARGEGLTRNVPEPHRAVPGDRTAGGGPGPVLQPHDKVSEHMLRLYDRYSGGGRAEAERAQRSSEWGSQPLRPPPLREGNTVRSFRAGASGTLGSKGLHIFNLTSLTKSENILSATLYFYIGELINISLSCPASRGCSPHAQRKHVLIDLSAWILKSDRNQSQHLGHLSVDIAKSHRDLGSWLSKDITQLLRRAKENEEFLIGFNITSKGHQLPKKMLPFPEPYILVYANDAAISEPESVVSSLQRHRNFPIGAVPRPDGHIKAALSTERRRKRSAGVLLPLQNNELPGAEYQYREDGVWEERKPYKTLQTQAPEKTKNKKKQRKGPPQKSQTLQFDEQTLKKARRKQWIEPRNCARRYLKVDFADIGWSEWIISPKSFDAYYCSGACQFPMPKSLKPSNHATIQSIVRAVGVVPGIPEPCCVPEKMSSLSILFFDENKNVVLKVYPNMTVESCACR; this is encoded by the exons ATGGCTGGGGCGCTCCGGCTGCTGTGCCTGTGGCTAGGCTGCTTCTGCGTGAGCCTGGCGCGGGGAGAGGGACTGACGCGCAATGTCCCGGAGCCGCACAGGGCTGTGCCAGGAGACCGCACGGCAGGTGGTGGCCCCGGCCCCGTGCTGCAGCCACACGACAAGGTGTCGGAGCACATGCTGCGGCTCTATGACAGGTACAGCGGCGGCGGCAGGGCCGAGGCGGAACGGGCGCAGCGGTCCTCCGAGTGGGGCTCTCAGCccctgcgccccccacccctgcgcgAAGGCAACACGGTTCGCAGCTTTCGAGCCGGAGCATCAG gAACCCTTGGAAGCAAAGGACTACACATCTTTAACCTGACTTCTCTAACCAAGTCTGAAAACATTTTATCTGCCACACTGTATTTCTATATTGGAGAGCTAATAAACATCAGCCTGAGTTGTCCAGCATCCCGAGGATGCTCACCTCATGCTCAGAGGAAACACGTTCTGATTGATCTCTCTGCGTGGATCCTCAAATCTGACAGAAACCAAAGTCAACACCTCGGTCACCTTTCAGTAGACATAGCCAAATCTCATCGAGACCTTGGGTCCTGGCTGTCTAAAGACATCACTCAGCTCTTGAGAAGGgccaaggaaaatgaagagttCCTCATAGGATTTAACATTACCTCCAAAGGACACCAGCTGCCAAAGAAGATGTTGCCCTTCCCTGAGCCTTATATCTTGGTGTATGCCAACGATGCTGCCATTTCTGAGCCAGAGAGTGTGGTATCAAGCTTGCAGAGGCACCGGAATTTCCCCATTGGAGCTGTGCCTAGACCGGACGGCCATATCAAGGCTGCCCTTTCTACCGAACGGAGAAGGAAGCGCTCGGCTGGGGTCCTGCTGCCTCTGCAGAACAACGAGCTTCCTGGGGCAGAATATCAGTATAGGGAGGATGGGGTATGGGAGGAGAGAAAGCCTTACAAGACCCTTCAGACTCAGGCCCCAGagaagactaaaaacaaaaagaaacagagaaagggacCCCCCCAGAAGAGCCAGACTCTCCAGTTTGATGAGCAGACCCTGAAGAAGGCCAGAAGAAAGCAATGGATTGAACCGCGCAATTGTGCCAGGCGGTACCTTAAAGTGGACTTTGCGGATATTGGCTGGAGTGAATGGATCATCTCCCCCAAATCCTTCGATGCCTATTATTGCTCCGGAGCATGCCAGTTCCCCATGCCAAAG tctttgaaGCCATCAAACCATGCTACCATCCAGAGTATAGTGAGAGCTGTGGGCGTCGTTCCTGGAATCCCTGAGCCTTGCTGTGTGCCAGAAAAGATGTCCTCACTCAGTATCTTATTCTTTGATGAGAATAAGAACGTGGTACTTAAAGTGTATCCTAATATGACAGTAGAGTCTTGTGCTTGCAGATAA